Proteins from a genomic interval of Stigmatopora nigra isolate UIUO_SnigA chromosome 19, RoL_Snig_1.1, whole genome shotgun sequence:
- the tbc1d8b gene encoding TBC1 domain family member 8B isoform X3: MWLKPEEILLKNAFKLWVTEKDNEYFVLQRRRGYGEGGGGLTGNVINLLCIFDSCLKSNVHLLSISQNTINLLYFSGLLVGTLDTVLDSTSKVAPFRILHHTADSQVYWSIACGVTKEEIFQHWDWLQQNIMRTLSVFDSSEDITSFVQGKIRGLIAEEGKTSHVLEDDPEKFREAYLRFQNWFALPPEEKLVTYYACTYWRGKVPCQGWLYLSTNFLCFYSYMLGAEVKLVISWDEIWRLEKTSNVILTESIHVVAHGEDHYFSMLLRLSETFVIMEQLADYSIKRLFDKEAFEIQRALSDPMQITKRGLEAHAKSEQFRTFFRLPKEENLLEVHESFLWVPFSHFNTLGKICLSESYLCFASQDGSQCHIIIPMREVVNVDKSDGGSRALTVYVRGKRALRFTEIRDYQRLATTIRGRCGISASPQHAASSEVIRGECQSLINHFEDNPEDVTLMVGQKDSSKAVSTEALMTVFHPQDVENLDPKMLKEKMKEQSWNIHFSEYGRGTSMFFTRKTRDLIVRGVPESLRGELWLLFSGAINDMATHPGYYTELVEQSLGTSTLATDEIERDLHRSLPEHPAFQSDTGISALRRVLTAYASRNPKIGYCQAMNILTSVLLLYAKEEEAFWLLVAVCERMLPDYFNRRIIGALVDQAVFEDLIRENLPQLVENMTDLSFFSSVSLSWFLTLFISVLPIESAVNVVDCFFYDGIKAILQLGLAVLDYNMEALISCHDDAEAVTILNKFFDSVTNKDSPLPPTVQQAPVGNNNKSDHSNVDINELIREAYEKYGNIRSEEVESFRKRNKLLVIQTLEDTTKQNVTRVVSQEVKFTPSQLDELYNLFKRQHFLSCYWTMKSPALLHHDPSLAYLEQYQLGFQQFSLLFSLLEPWAFCANKSTLSKWLFRLIDENQDGLVNFKEFCCALDNLYCGSFTNKLKFLFKLHLPPAFTESPLQEHEQNLSDFFPPTEGSPHFNRLPDLDLPEDGVIQKSPERGRGKVDLQAYLKQWQSEILRKEETIKDLPRINQAQFIHFSKTLYNIFHGDPEEETLYRAVAHVTSLLLRMEEVGRKLQEPSSPTATATKSETPSPPDPERPPAADWSFSFEQVLASLLNEPAVVGFFERQVNIQLKLTQAHMAQLKLTGNGK; the protein is encoded by the exons ATGTGGCTCAAACCCGAAGAGATCCTGCTGAAAAACGCCTTTAAACTGTGGGTCACCGAGAAGGATAATGAGTATTTCGTGCTTCAGAGGAGGAGAGGGTACGGGGAGGGCGGGGGCGGCTTGACAGGTAACGTTATCAACCTCCTTTGCATATTTGACAGCTGTC TTAAAAGCAATGTACATCTTCTTTCTATTAGTCAAAATACGATCAACCTGTTATATTTTTCAGGTCTCCTGGTTGGAACGTTGGACACAGTGTTGGATTCCACATCCAAAGTTGCTCCTTTCCGTATTCTGCACCACACGGCGGACTCGCAAGTGTATTGGTCAATTGCATGTG GTGTTACCAAGGAGGAGATATTCCAACACTGGGATTGGCTGCAGCAGAACATCATGAGGACGCTCTCAGTTTTTGACTCCAGCGAGGACATCACCAGTTTTGTCCAGGGCAAGATTAGA ggCTTGATTGCAGAAGAAGGGAAGACATCTCATGTGCTGGAAGATGATCCAGAGAAGTTCCGGGAAGCTTATTTGAGGTTCCAAAATTGGTTTGCGTTGCCTCCCGAGGAGAAGCTGGTCACGTATTATGCCTGCACGTACTGGAGGGGGAAAGTACCCTGCCAGGGTTGGCTCTACCTCAGTACCAACTTTCTCTGCTTTTATTCCTACATGCTCGGAGCTGAGG TGAAACTGGTGATTTCTTGGGATGAGATTTGGAGGTTAGAGAAGACGTCCAATGTCATCCTGACAGAGAGCATCCACGTGGTGGCTCATGGGGAGGATCACTACTTCTCCATGCTGCTTCGTCTCAGTGAAACGTTTGTCATTATGGAGCAGCTCGCCGATTACTCCATTAAGCGCCTTTTTGATAAAGAAGCCTTTGAAATACAGAGAGCACTCTCAGACCCAATGCAAATTACCAAGAG AGGCCTGGAGGCTCACGCAAAAAGCGAGCAATTCCGGACATTTTTCCGCCTTCCCAAAGAGGAAAATCTGTTAGAAGTACACGAGAGTTTCCTCTGGGTGCCTTTCagtcattttaatacacttGGCAAGATATGCCTATCCGAGAGCTACTTGTGTTTTGCCAGCCAGGACGGCAGCCAGTGTCACATCATCATTCCAATGCGCGAG GTTGTCAATGTCGACAAATCAGACGGCGGGAGCCGCGCGTTAACCGTCTACGTACGTGGGAAGAGAGCCCTCCGCTTCACCGAGATCCGGGACTACCAGCGTCTGGCAACCACCATCCGAGGCAGATGTGGGATCAGTGCCAGCCCTCAGCACGCCGCCTCCTCtgag GTTATTCGGGGGGAATGTCAGTCGCTCATCAATCACTTTGAGGACAACCCAGAGGACGTGACGCTGATGGTGGGACAAAAAGACAGCAGCAAGGCAGTCAGCACGGAGGCTCTCATGACGGTTTTTCACCCTCAAGATGTGGAAAACCTTGACCCTAAAATG CTAAAAGAGAAGATGAAAGAACAGTCTTGGAACATCCATTTTTCCGAATACGGCCGCGGAACGAGCATGTTCTTCACCCGAAAGACCCGCGACCTGATTGTTCGCGGTGTACCCGAATCCCTGAGAGGAGAGCTTTGGCTGCTTTTTTCAG GAGCCATTAATGACATGGCCACTCACCCTGGCTATTACACGGAGCTGGTGGAACAGTCGCTGGGCACAAGCACGTTGGCTACAGACGAAATTGAAAGAGACCTTCACCGTTCTTTGCCCGAGCATCCGGCATTTCAGAGCGATACGGGAATCTCCGCTCTACGAAGAGTCCTCACCGCATATGCGTCCAGGAATCCCAAAATTGGCTACTGCCAG gCCATGAACATTCTCACCTCGGTTTTGCTGCTTTATGCCAAAGAGGAGGAAGCATTTTGGCTCCTGGTGGCCGTTTGCGAGAGGATGTTACCGGATTATTTCAACCGCAGAATTATAG gGGCTTTGGTGGACCAGGCTGTATTTGAGGATCTAATTCGGGAAAACCTCCCCCAGTTGGTGGAAAACATGACAGACCTGAGCTTCTTCTCGTCCGTTTCTCTGTCCTGGTTTCTCACCCTGTTCATCAGCGTGCTTCCCATCGAGAGCGCCGTCAACGTGGTGGACTGCTTTTTCTACGACGGCATCAAAGCCATCTTGCAGTTGGGCCTGGCCGTGCTGGATTACAACATGGAAGCTCTTATCTCCTGCCACGACGACGCCGAAGCCGTCACCATCCTCAACAA ATTTTTTGACAGCGTGACAAATAAAGACAGCCCGCTACCCCCAACGGTTCAGCAAGCCCCCGTGGGGAACAACAACAAATCCGATCACTCCAACGTGGATATCAACGAACTGATCCGAGAAGCCTACGAG AAATATGGCAACATTCGCTCCGAGGAAGTGGAAAGCTTCCGGAAAAGAAACAAGCTGCTGGTGATCCAGACGTTGGAAGACACCACCAAGCAGAACGTC ACCCGCGTGGTGTCCCAAGAAGTGAAATTTACTCCCAGCCAGCTGGATGAGCTTTACAATTTGTTTAAA AGGCAACATTTTCTCAGCTGTTACTGGACCATGAAGAGTCCCGCACTCCTCCACCACGATCCCAGTTTGGCCTACTTGGAGCAATACCAGCTGGGTTTCCAGCAATTCAGTCTGCTCTTTTCCTTACTGGAGCCTTGGGCTTTTTGCGCCAACAAAAGCACGCTTTCCAAATGGCTTTTCCGCTTAATCGACGAGAATCAAGACGGATTAGTCAACTTTAAAGAGTTCTGTTGTGCCCTAG ATAACTTATACTGTGGATCATTCACAAATAAACTCAAGTTCCTCTTCAAGCTGCATTTACCACCag CTTTCACAGAAAGTCCTTTGCAGGAGCATGAACAAAATCTCTCCGACTTTTTCCCACCGACCGAAGGCTCTCCTCACTTTAATAGACTTCCCG ACCTGGATCTCCCTGAAGATGGCGTGATCCAGAAAAGTCCAGAAAGAG GTCGAGGTAAAGTGGACCTGCAGGCCTACCTGAAACAATGGCAGAGTGAAATACTTCGGAAAGAAGAAACCATCAAGGACCTTCCTAGAATCAATCAG gCTCAGTTCATCCACTTCTCCAAGACCTTATACAACATTTTCCACGGCGACCCCGAAGAGGAAACTCTGTACCGGGCCGTAGCCCATGTGACCAGCCTCCTCTTGAGAATGGAGGAGGTGGGCCGGAAGCTTCAAGAGCCAAGCAGTCCAACGGCAACTGCGACCAAATCCGAAACGCCATCCCCACCCGACCCCGAGCGTCCCCCCGCCGCCGACTGGTCCTTTTCTTTCGAGCAGGTCCTGGCGTCTCTGCTCAACGAGCCGGCCGTGGTGGGCTTTTTTGAAAGACAAGTCAACATTCAGCTGAAACTGACGCAAGCCCACATGGCTCAACTCAAGCTGACGGGAAACGGCAAGTGA
- the tbc1d8b gene encoding TBC1 domain family member 8B isoform X4 — MWLKPEEILLKNAFKLWVTEKDNEYFVLQRRRGYGEGGGGLTGLLVGTLDTVLDSTSKVAPFRILHHTADSQVYWSIACGVTKEEIFQHWDWLQQNIMRTLSVFDSSEDITSFVQGKIRGLIAEEGKTSHVLEDDPEKFREAYLRFQNWFALPPEEKLVTYYACTYWRGKVPCQGWLYLSTNFLCFYSYMLGAEVKLVISWDEIWRLEKTSNVILTESIHVVAHGEDHYFSMLLRLSETFVIMEQLADYSIKRLFDKEAFEIQRALSDPMQITKRGLEAHAKSEQFRTFFRLPKEENLLEVHESFLWVPFSHFNTLGKICLSESYLCFASQDGSQCHIIIPMREVVNVDKSDGGSRALTVYVRGKRALRFTEIRDYQRLATTIRGRCGISASPQHAASSEVIRGECQSLINHFEDNPEDVTLMVGQKDSSKAVSTEALMTVFHPQDVENLDPKMLKEKMKEQSWNIHFSEYGRGTSMFFTRKTRDLIVRGVPESLRGELWLLFSGAINDMATHPGYYTELVEQSLGTSTLATDEIERDLHRSLPEHPAFQSDTGISALRRVLTAYASRNPKIGYCQAMNILTSVLLLYAKEEEAFWLLVAVCERMLPDYFNRRIIGALVDQAVFEDLIRENLPQLVENMTDLSFFSSVSLSWFLTLFISVLPIESAVNVVDCFFYDGIKAILQLGLAVLDYNMEALISCHDDAEAVTILNKFFDSVTNKDSPLPPTVQQAPVGNNNKSDHSNVDINELIREAYEKYGNIRSEEVESFRKRNKLLVIQTLEDTTKQNVTRVVSQEVKFTPSQLDELYNLFKRQHFLSCYWTMKSPALLHHDPSLAYLEQYQLGFQQFSLLFSLLEPWAFCANKSTLSKWLFRLIDENQDGLVNFKEFCCALDNLYCGSFTNKLKFLFKLHLPPDLDLPEDGVIQKSPERGRGKVDLQAYLKQWQSEILRKEETIKDLPRINQAQFIHFSKTLYNIFHGDPEEETLYRAVAHVTSLLLRMEEVGRKLQEPSSPTATATKSETPSPPDPERPPAADWSFSFEQVLASLLNEPAVVGFFERQVNIQLKLTQAHMAQLKLTGNGK; from the exons ATGTGGCTCAAACCCGAAGAGATCCTGCTGAAAAACGCCTTTAAACTGTGGGTCACCGAGAAGGATAATGAGTATTTCGTGCTTCAGAGGAGGAGAGGGTACGGGGAGGGCGGGGGCGGCTTGACAG GTCTCCTGGTTGGAACGTTGGACACAGTGTTGGATTCCACATCCAAAGTTGCTCCTTTCCGTATTCTGCACCACACGGCGGACTCGCAAGTGTATTGGTCAATTGCATGTG GTGTTACCAAGGAGGAGATATTCCAACACTGGGATTGGCTGCAGCAGAACATCATGAGGACGCTCTCAGTTTTTGACTCCAGCGAGGACATCACCAGTTTTGTCCAGGGCAAGATTAGA ggCTTGATTGCAGAAGAAGGGAAGACATCTCATGTGCTGGAAGATGATCCAGAGAAGTTCCGGGAAGCTTATTTGAGGTTCCAAAATTGGTTTGCGTTGCCTCCCGAGGAGAAGCTGGTCACGTATTATGCCTGCACGTACTGGAGGGGGAAAGTACCCTGCCAGGGTTGGCTCTACCTCAGTACCAACTTTCTCTGCTTTTATTCCTACATGCTCGGAGCTGAGG TGAAACTGGTGATTTCTTGGGATGAGATTTGGAGGTTAGAGAAGACGTCCAATGTCATCCTGACAGAGAGCATCCACGTGGTGGCTCATGGGGAGGATCACTACTTCTCCATGCTGCTTCGTCTCAGTGAAACGTTTGTCATTATGGAGCAGCTCGCCGATTACTCCATTAAGCGCCTTTTTGATAAAGAAGCCTTTGAAATACAGAGAGCACTCTCAGACCCAATGCAAATTACCAAGAG AGGCCTGGAGGCTCACGCAAAAAGCGAGCAATTCCGGACATTTTTCCGCCTTCCCAAAGAGGAAAATCTGTTAGAAGTACACGAGAGTTTCCTCTGGGTGCCTTTCagtcattttaatacacttGGCAAGATATGCCTATCCGAGAGCTACTTGTGTTTTGCCAGCCAGGACGGCAGCCAGTGTCACATCATCATTCCAATGCGCGAG GTTGTCAATGTCGACAAATCAGACGGCGGGAGCCGCGCGTTAACCGTCTACGTACGTGGGAAGAGAGCCCTCCGCTTCACCGAGATCCGGGACTACCAGCGTCTGGCAACCACCATCCGAGGCAGATGTGGGATCAGTGCCAGCCCTCAGCACGCCGCCTCCTCtgag GTTATTCGGGGGGAATGTCAGTCGCTCATCAATCACTTTGAGGACAACCCAGAGGACGTGACGCTGATGGTGGGACAAAAAGACAGCAGCAAGGCAGTCAGCACGGAGGCTCTCATGACGGTTTTTCACCCTCAAGATGTGGAAAACCTTGACCCTAAAATG CTAAAAGAGAAGATGAAAGAACAGTCTTGGAACATCCATTTTTCCGAATACGGCCGCGGAACGAGCATGTTCTTCACCCGAAAGACCCGCGACCTGATTGTTCGCGGTGTACCCGAATCCCTGAGAGGAGAGCTTTGGCTGCTTTTTTCAG GAGCCATTAATGACATGGCCACTCACCCTGGCTATTACACGGAGCTGGTGGAACAGTCGCTGGGCACAAGCACGTTGGCTACAGACGAAATTGAAAGAGACCTTCACCGTTCTTTGCCCGAGCATCCGGCATTTCAGAGCGATACGGGAATCTCCGCTCTACGAAGAGTCCTCACCGCATATGCGTCCAGGAATCCCAAAATTGGCTACTGCCAG gCCATGAACATTCTCACCTCGGTTTTGCTGCTTTATGCCAAAGAGGAGGAAGCATTTTGGCTCCTGGTGGCCGTTTGCGAGAGGATGTTACCGGATTATTTCAACCGCAGAATTATAG gGGCTTTGGTGGACCAGGCTGTATTTGAGGATCTAATTCGGGAAAACCTCCCCCAGTTGGTGGAAAACATGACAGACCTGAGCTTCTTCTCGTCCGTTTCTCTGTCCTGGTTTCTCACCCTGTTCATCAGCGTGCTTCCCATCGAGAGCGCCGTCAACGTGGTGGACTGCTTTTTCTACGACGGCATCAAAGCCATCTTGCAGTTGGGCCTGGCCGTGCTGGATTACAACATGGAAGCTCTTATCTCCTGCCACGACGACGCCGAAGCCGTCACCATCCTCAACAA ATTTTTTGACAGCGTGACAAATAAAGACAGCCCGCTACCCCCAACGGTTCAGCAAGCCCCCGTGGGGAACAACAACAAATCCGATCACTCCAACGTGGATATCAACGAACTGATCCGAGAAGCCTACGAG AAATATGGCAACATTCGCTCCGAGGAAGTGGAAAGCTTCCGGAAAAGAAACAAGCTGCTGGTGATCCAGACGTTGGAAGACACCACCAAGCAGAACGTC ACCCGCGTGGTGTCCCAAGAAGTGAAATTTACTCCCAGCCAGCTGGATGAGCTTTACAATTTGTTTAAA AGGCAACATTTTCTCAGCTGTTACTGGACCATGAAGAGTCCCGCACTCCTCCACCACGATCCCAGTTTGGCCTACTTGGAGCAATACCAGCTGGGTTTCCAGCAATTCAGTCTGCTCTTTTCCTTACTGGAGCCTTGGGCTTTTTGCGCCAACAAAAGCACGCTTTCCAAATGGCTTTTCCGCTTAATCGACGAGAATCAAGACGGATTAGTCAACTTTAAAGAGTTCTGTTGTGCCCTAG ATAACTTATACTGTGGATCATTCACAAATAAACTCAAGTTCCTCTTCAAGCTGCATTTACCACCag ACCTGGATCTCCCTGAAGATGGCGTGATCCAGAAAAGTCCAGAAAGAG GTCGAGGTAAAGTGGACCTGCAGGCCTACCTGAAACAATGGCAGAGTGAAATACTTCGGAAAGAAGAAACCATCAAGGACCTTCCTAGAATCAATCAG gCTCAGTTCATCCACTTCTCCAAGACCTTATACAACATTTTCCACGGCGACCCCGAAGAGGAAACTCTGTACCGGGCCGTAGCCCATGTGACCAGCCTCCTCTTGAGAATGGAGGAGGTGGGCCGGAAGCTTCAAGAGCCAAGCAGTCCAACGGCAACTGCGACCAAATCCGAAACGCCATCCCCACCCGACCCCGAGCGTCCCCCCGCCGCCGACTGGTCCTTTTCTTTCGAGCAGGTCCTGGCGTCTCTGCTCAACGAGCCGGCCGTGGTGGGCTTTTTTGAAAGACAAGTCAACATTCAGCTGAAACTGACGCAAGCCCACATGGCTCAACTCAAGCTGACGGGAAACGGCAAGTGA
- the tbc1d8b gene encoding TBC1 domain family member 8B isoform X2, with the protein MRTLSVFDSSEDITSFVQGKIRGLIAEEGKTSHVLEDDPEKFREAYLRFQNWFALPPEEKLVTYYACTYWRGKVPCQGWLYLSTNFLCFYSYMLGAEVKLVISWDEIWRLEKTSNVILTESIHVVAHGEDHYFSMLLRLSETFVIMEQLADYSIKRLFDKEAFEIQRALSDPMQITKRGLEAHAKSEQFRTFFRLPKEENLLEVHESFLWVPFSHFNTLGKICLSESYLCFASQDGSQCHIIIPMREVVNVDKSDGGSRALTVYVRGKRALRFTEIRDYQRLATTIRGRCGISASPQHAASSEVIRGECQSLINHFEDNPEDVTLMVGQKDSSKAVSTEALMTVFHPQDVENLDPKMLKEKMKEQSWNIHFSEYGRGTSMFFTRKTRDLIVRGVPESLRGELWLLFSGAINDMATHPGYYTELVEQSLGTSTLATDEIERDLHRSLPEHPAFQSDTGISALRRVLTAYASRNPKIGYCQAMNILTSVLLLYAKEEEAFWLLVAVCERMLPDYFNRRIIGALVDQAVFEDLIRENLPQLVENMTDLSFFSSVSLSWFLTLFISVLPIESAVNVVDCFFYDGIKAILQLGLAVLDYNMEALISCHDDAEAVTILNKFFDSVTNKDSPLPPTVQQAPVGNNNKSDHSNVDINELIREAYEKYGNIRSEEVESFRKRNKLLVIQTLEDTTKQNVTRVVSQEVKFTPSQLDELYNLFKRQHFLSCYWTMKSPALLHHDPSLAYLEQYQLGFQQFSLLFSLLEPWAFCANKSTLSKWLFRLIDENQDGLVNFKEFCCALDNLYCGSFTNKLKFLFKLHLPPDLDLPEDGVIQKSPERGRGKVDLQAYLKQWQSEILRKEETIKDLPRINQAQFIHFSKTLYNIFHGDPEEETLYRAVAHVTSLLLRMEEVGRKLQEPSSPTATATKSETPSPPDPERPPAADWSFSFEQVLASLLNEPAVVGFFERQVNIQLKLTQAHMAQLKLTGNGK; encoded by the exons ATGAGGACGCTCTCAGTTTTTGACTCCAGCGAGGACATCACCAGTTTTGTCCAGGGCAAGATTAGA ggCTTGATTGCAGAAGAAGGGAAGACATCTCATGTGCTGGAAGATGATCCAGAGAAGTTCCGGGAAGCTTATTTGAGGTTCCAAAATTGGTTTGCGTTGCCTCCCGAGGAGAAGCTGGTCACGTATTATGCCTGCACGTACTGGAGGGGGAAAGTACCCTGCCAGGGTTGGCTCTACCTCAGTACCAACTTTCTCTGCTTTTATTCCTACATGCTCGGAGCTGAGG TGAAACTGGTGATTTCTTGGGATGAGATTTGGAGGTTAGAGAAGACGTCCAATGTCATCCTGACAGAGAGCATCCACGTGGTGGCTCATGGGGAGGATCACTACTTCTCCATGCTGCTTCGTCTCAGTGAAACGTTTGTCATTATGGAGCAGCTCGCCGATTACTCCATTAAGCGCCTTTTTGATAAAGAAGCCTTTGAAATACAGAGAGCACTCTCAGACCCAATGCAAATTACCAAGAG AGGCCTGGAGGCTCACGCAAAAAGCGAGCAATTCCGGACATTTTTCCGCCTTCCCAAAGAGGAAAATCTGTTAGAAGTACACGAGAGTTTCCTCTGGGTGCCTTTCagtcattttaatacacttGGCAAGATATGCCTATCCGAGAGCTACTTGTGTTTTGCCAGCCAGGACGGCAGCCAGTGTCACATCATCATTCCAATGCGCGAG GTTGTCAATGTCGACAAATCAGACGGCGGGAGCCGCGCGTTAACCGTCTACGTACGTGGGAAGAGAGCCCTCCGCTTCACCGAGATCCGGGACTACCAGCGTCTGGCAACCACCATCCGAGGCAGATGTGGGATCAGTGCCAGCCCTCAGCACGCCGCCTCCTCtgag GTTATTCGGGGGGAATGTCAGTCGCTCATCAATCACTTTGAGGACAACCCAGAGGACGTGACGCTGATGGTGGGACAAAAAGACAGCAGCAAGGCAGTCAGCACGGAGGCTCTCATGACGGTTTTTCACCCTCAAGATGTGGAAAACCTTGACCCTAAAATG CTAAAAGAGAAGATGAAAGAACAGTCTTGGAACATCCATTTTTCCGAATACGGCCGCGGAACGAGCATGTTCTTCACCCGAAAGACCCGCGACCTGATTGTTCGCGGTGTACCCGAATCCCTGAGAGGAGAGCTTTGGCTGCTTTTTTCAG GAGCCATTAATGACATGGCCACTCACCCTGGCTATTACACGGAGCTGGTGGAACAGTCGCTGGGCACAAGCACGTTGGCTACAGACGAAATTGAAAGAGACCTTCACCGTTCTTTGCCCGAGCATCCGGCATTTCAGAGCGATACGGGAATCTCCGCTCTACGAAGAGTCCTCACCGCATATGCGTCCAGGAATCCCAAAATTGGCTACTGCCAG gCCATGAACATTCTCACCTCGGTTTTGCTGCTTTATGCCAAAGAGGAGGAAGCATTTTGGCTCCTGGTGGCCGTTTGCGAGAGGATGTTACCGGATTATTTCAACCGCAGAATTATAG gGGCTTTGGTGGACCAGGCTGTATTTGAGGATCTAATTCGGGAAAACCTCCCCCAGTTGGTGGAAAACATGACAGACCTGAGCTTCTTCTCGTCCGTTTCTCTGTCCTGGTTTCTCACCCTGTTCATCAGCGTGCTTCCCATCGAGAGCGCCGTCAACGTGGTGGACTGCTTTTTCTACGACGGCATCAAAGCCATCTTGCAGTTGGGCCTGGCCGTGCTGGATTACAACATGGAAGCTCTTATCTCCTGCCACGACGACGCCGAAGCCGTCACCATCCTCAACAA ATTTTTTGACAGCGTGACAAATAAAGACAGCCCGCTACCCCCAACGGTTCAGCAAGCCCCCGTGGGGAACAACAACAAATCCGATCACTCCAACGTGGATATCAACGAACTGATCCGAGAAGCCTACGAG AAATATGGCAACATTCGCTCCGAGGAAGTGGAAAGCTTCCGGAAAAGAAACAAGCTGCTGGTGATCCAGACGTTGGAAGACACCACCAAGCAGAACGTC ACCCGCGTGGTGTCCCAAGAAGTGAAATTTACTCCCAGCCAGCTGGATGAGCTTTACAATTTGTTTAAA AGGCAACATTTTCTCAGCTGTTACTGGACCATGAAGAGTCCCGCACTCCTCCACCACGATCCCAGTTTGGCCTACTTGGAGCAATACCAGCTGGGTTTCCAGCAATTCAGTCTGCTCTTTTCCTTACTGGAGCCTTGGGCTTTTTGCGCCAACAAAAGCACGCTTTCCAAATGGCTTTTCCGCTTAATCGACGAGAATCAAGACGGATTAGTCAACTTTAAAGAGTTCTGTTGTGCCCTAG ATAACTTATACTGTGGATCATTCACAAATAAACTCAAGTTCCTCTTCAAGCTGCATTTACCACCag ACCTGGATCTCCCTGAAGATGGCGTGATCCAGAAAAGTCCAGAAAGAG GTCGAGGTAAAGTGGACCTGCAGGCCTACCTGAAACAATGGCAGAGTGAAATACTTCGGAAAGAAGAAACCATCAAGGACCTTCCTAGAATCAATCAG gCTCAGTTCATCCACTTCTCCAAGACCTTATACAACATTTTCCACGGCGACCCCGAAGAGGAAACTCTGTACCGGGCCGTAGCCCATGTGACCAGCCTCCTCTTGAGAATGGAGGAGGTGGGCCGGAAGCTTCAAGAGCCAAGCAGTCCAACGGCAACTGCGACCAAATCCGAAACGCCATCCCCACCCGACCCCGAGCGTCCCCCCGCCGCCGACTGGTCCTTTTCTTTCGAGCAGGTCCTGGCGTCTCTGCTCAACGAGCCGGCCGTGGTGGGCTTTTTTGAAAGACAAGTCAACATTCAGCTGAAACTGACGCAAGCCCACATGGCTCAACTCAAGCTGACGGGAAACGGCAAGTGA